Genomic window (Microcoleus sp. FACHB-831):
CGCCCAATAGCCCGTCCGCGCCTGATGCCCCTTGGCTATTAAATCCTGCACGTAGGCTTTGTGAGCGGGTACATATTTGTCAAAAGTGGTTTTATCGACGATGCCTTCTTCAATCTTTACAAACCAGGGCATTCTAGTTGTTAGTTCTTAGGTATTACTTGCTAACTTATTAAAGTAACTTAATCCGAGGCGTAAATATTTGGACAAAGCAAAAGCCCTATTCTTTATCGCACTCTTGCCACCCTTAGATATTCAGGATTATGTGTCGGACATTAAGCAGCACTTCGCCGAACGCTATGCCAGTAAAAGTGCGCTGAAATCTCCCCCGCATATTACGCTGCAACCGCCTTTTGAATGGCTAGTGGAGCAAGTGCCAGTCATAGAAGCATCGCTGAAAGCGTTTGCCACCATGCGATCGCCTATTCCTATCACGTTATCAGGGTTTAGTGCCTTTGCCCCCCGCGTTATCTACATCAACGTCCTTAAAACGCCAGAATTGCTAACTTTACAAAAAGAGTTGATGTCATGCATGGAGGCTGAGTTAGGAATTGTAGATACTGTTTCTAAGCAACGCCCCTTTGCCCCCCACATGACAGTCGCTTTTCGAGACTT
Coding sequences:
- a CDS encoding YciI family protein gives rise to the protein MPWFVKIEEGIVDKTTFDKYVPAHKAYVQDLIAKGHQARTGYWARRGGGMMLFEASSREEAQAIIDQDPLVQNGCVKYELYHWCVVVE
- a CDS encoding 2'-5' RNA ligase family protein, which translates into the protein MDKAKALFFIALLPPLDIQDYVSDIKQHFAERYASKSALKSPPHITLQPPFEWLVEQVPVIEASLKAFATMRSPIPITLSGFSAFAPRVIYINVLKTPELLTLQKELMSCMEAELGIVDTVSKQRPFAPHMTVAFRDLTRQNFKAAWPEFQHRQLHFEFASSNLTLLIHDGKRWNIGSEFPFLL